Proteins found in one Coffea eugenioides isolate CCC68of chromosome 5, Ceug_1.0, whole genome shotgun sequence genomic segment:
- the LOC113772147 gene encoding uncharacterized serine-rich protein C215.13-like has product MASACVNKIGMSPEKKFLDCPPVKYPSYGWLSPRISFSREFPDDDPSAGGAKPLPADKAGANKDNAQVLDPEPPSNDFADFEFRLEDPVNMLPADELFSDGKLVPLQLSSIRPSEAATPAVRSPDTPQLRRRGEISATDPCLFSPKAPRCSSRWKELLGLKKLYHSSTANSNANNSRQQEHHKATPSTSNANTHRSLKHFLHRSSKSSLSSSLDSSSSLSLPLLRETDSESVSLSSSRLSLSSSSSGHEHDDLPRLSLDSEKPTSFRSSAQTQNANGNANPPRVRVVKSRALSAENAVAMRVGRSPLRRPPESTIRGVSVDSPRMNSSGKIVFHSLERSSSSPSSFNGGHRYKHRGMERSYSANVRVTPVLNVPVCSLRGSSKSGGVFGFPLFSSSQPKKEGGGGGGSTNGGNGTGNRGQLSNASIKSRPDRT; this is encoded by the coding sequence ATGGCGTCAGCATGCGTCAATAAGATTGGAATGTCGCCTGAGAAGAAATTCCTGGACTGTCCTCCGGTCAAGTATCCATCCTATGGTTGGCTAAGTCCGAGAATCTCATTTAGCCGAGAGTTTCCGGACGACGATCCCTCCGCCGGAGGAGCCAAGCCTCTTCCGGCGGACAAGGCTGGAGCGAATAAGGATAACGCCCAAGTATTAGATCCAGAACCTCCCTCCAATGATTTCGCTGATTTCGAGTTCCGACTCGAAGATCCGGTAAATATGCTCCCCGCTGACGAGCTGTTCTCCGACGGCAAGCTCGTGCCTCTGCAACTCTCCTCGATCCGCCCGTCGGAGGCCGCAACTCCGGCCGTGAGGTCGCCGGACACGCCGCAGCTTCGTCGGAGAGGCGAGATCTCTGCTACTGATCCATGCTTGTTCTCTCCTAAAGCTCCCAGGTGTTCGAGTCGTTGGAAAGAGCTTCTAGGCTTGAAGAAACTCTACCACAGCAGCACCGCGAATAGTAATGCTAATAATAGCAGACAGCAAGAGCATCACAAAGCGACGCCGTCAACTAGCAATGCTAACACTCACCGGTCTTTGAAACATTTTCTTCACCGAAGCTCCAAGTCATCGTTGTCGTCTTCTTTGGATTCATCCTCCTCCTTAAGCCTCCCATTGCTACGAGAAACTGATAGCGAGTCCGTTTCTCTATCCTCGTCGCGCTTGTCGCTCTCCTCCTCGTCTTCGGGTCACGAACACGATGATCTTCCCAGGCTTTCTCTAGACTCGGAAAAGCCTACGTCGTTCCGTTCATCAGCGCAAACTCAGAATGCTAATGGTAACGCTAACCCTCCTAGAGTACGAGTTGTTAAATCGAGAGCATTATCGGCTGAAAACGCGGTAGCAATGCGGGTCGGGCGAAGCCCCTTGCGGAGACCGCCTGAATCTACAATTCGTGGAGTTTCAGTTGATAGTCCCAGAATGAACTCCTCGGGAAAGATTGTGTTTCACAGCTTGGAGAGAAGCTCCAGCAGTCCAAGCAGTTTCAATGGTGGACATAGGTATAAGCATAGGGGAATGGAGAGGTCTTATTCTGCGAATGTCCGTGTTACTCCGGTTCTTAATGTTCCAGTGTGTTCGCTTAGGGGCTCCTCAAAATCTGGTGGTGTCTTCGGGTTCCCTTTGTTTTCTTCTTCCCAGCCGAAGAAAgaaggaggtggtggtggtggttccACGAATGGTGGAAATGGAACAGGGAATCGAGGACAGCTGAGTAATGCTAGTATTAAGAGCCGCCCGGATCGAACTTGA
- the LOC113771994 gene encoding pentatricopeptide repeat-containing protein At1g79080, chloroplastic-like, with product LVPNAFTYSILLEAAYKERGVNEAMRLLDEIIAKGGTPNLVSYNVILTGLCKEGRVDEAIQLFRNLPSKGFNPNVVSYNILLRTLCYEGRWAEANELLAEMVGDDRSPTIVTYNILIGSLAFHGRTDHALKVVDEMHRGGQLKPTAASYNPIIARLCKERKLDAVIKCLDEMMYRHCSPNEGTYNAIALLCEEGMVQEAFSTIQSLRPKQSSSNHDFYRTVISSLCKKGNTYAAFKLLYEMTTCGFNPDSYTYSSLIRGLCMERMLGVAIDVFRIMELSGYRPDTDNFNALVLGLCKSRRTDLSLEVFGMMIEKGYMPSETTYTILVEGIIREEERELAAVVLKELHQRQVVSRNTVERIVMQYDIEELSI from the coding sequence CTGGTGCCAAATGCATTTACATACTCAATCTTGCTTGAGGCTGCTTATAAGGAAAGAGGGGTTAATGAGGCAATGAGACTCTTAGATGAAATAATTGCTAAAGGTGGAACGCCTAATTTGGTTAGTTATAATGTCATATTGACTGGTTTGTGCAAGGAAGGTAGAGTCGATGAAGCAATACAGCTTTTCAGGAATTTGCCTTCGAAGGGATTCAACCCCAACGTTGTGAGCTATAATATTTTGTTGAGAACCTTGTGCTATGAAGGACGGTGGGCAGAGGCAAATGAACTTCTGGCTGAGATGGTTGGAGATGATCGCTCCCCAACAATAGTCACCTATAATATCTTGATTGGCTCCCTTGCCTTTCATGGCCGAACTGATCACGCCCTCAAGGTTGTGGATGAAATGCACAGAGGCGGGCAGTTGAAGCCCACTGCAGCCAGCTACAATCCAATCATTGCTCGTCTGTGCAAAGAGAGGAAGCTGGATGCTGTAATTAAATGCCTGGATGAAATGATGTACCGTCATTGCAGTCCTAATGAGGGCACATACAATGCCATTGCCTTGCTTTGTGAGGAGGGGATGGTGCAAGAGGCATTCTCAACAATCCAAAGTTTGAGGCCTAAGCAGAGTTCCTCCAATCATGATTTCTACAGAACAGTGATTTCTAGTCTGTGTAAGAAGGGGAACACGTATGCGGCATTTAAGCTGCTGTATGAAATGACAACCTGCGGCTTTAATCCGGATTCATATACCTATTCATCTTTGATTAGAGGACTGTGCATGGAGAGGATGCTTGGCGTGGCTATAGATGTTTTTAGAATCATGGAATTAAGTGGCTACAGACCTGACACGGATAACTTCAACGCCCTTGTGCTTGGGTTATGCAAATCTCGGAGAACAGACTTGTCCTTGGAAGTCTTTGGAATGATGATTGAGAAAGGCTATATGCCTAGTGAGACGACTTATACTATTTTAGTGGAAGGGATCATTCGCGAAGAAGAAAGGGAGCTGGCAGCAGTAGTTTTGAAAGAGCTGCATCAGAGACAAGTCGTCAGTAGAAATACAGTTGAAAGGATTGTTATGCAATATGACATTGAGGAGTTATCAATATAG